One genomic segment of Vulpes lagopus strain Blue_001 chromosome 9, ASM1834538v1, whole genome shotgun sequence includes these proteins:
- the FBXL6 gene encoding F-box/LRR-repeat protein 6 isoform X3: MAAGAARRARRRVRGAQAAGERARSAEDWWWDRLAPSGSGYHLLQSDSMLLVLPGPGPARPRVHRRAARRAQRQPAPAPRAPGARARPRTAPAPEPPPGPDPGWGDRIPLEILLQIFGLLVAADGPVPFLGRAARVCRRWHQAASHPALWHTVTLSPSPAGRLAKSEAKAEKKLLASLEWLMPNRFSQLQRLTLIHWKSQVHPVLKLVSESCPRLTFLKLSDCHGVTSDTLIMLAKACPQLHSLDIQHSMVESTAVVSFLEEAGPRMRKLWLTYSSQTTAILGALLGSCCPQLQVLEVLRLLNLMWLPKPSGRVVTPGPGFPSLEELCLAGSTCNFVSNEALGRLLHGSPNLRLLDLRGCARITPAGLHDLPCQELEQLHLGLYGTSDRLTLAKEGSHLLTQKWRHTLRELDLSGQGFSEKDLEQALAAFSATPGGSHPALCSVNLRGTRVTPSTVSSVISSCPGLLYLNLESCRCLPRGLKRAYRGQEEVQWCLEQLLTSLPSSS, from the exons ATGGCTGCCGGGGCGGCGCGACGGGCCCGGCGCCGGGTTCGGGGCGCGCAGGCGGCCGGGGAGCGGGCTCGCTCGGCCGAGGACTGGTGGTGGGACCGGCTGGCGCCGAGCGGCTCCGGGTACCACCTGCTGCAGTCGGACAGCATGCTGCTGGTGCTGCCCGGCCCGGGGCCTGCCCGCCCCCGCGTGCACCggcgcgccgcccgccgcgctcAGCGGCagccggcccccgcgccccgcgccccgggcgccAGGGCCAGGCCTAGAACGGCGCCcgccccggagccgccgccgggGCCCGACCCGGGCTGGGGCGACCGCATCCCCCTGGAAATCCTGCTGCAGATCTTCGGGCTGCTGGTGGCGGCCGACGGGCCCGTGCCCTTCCTCGGCAG GGCTGCTCGCGTGTGCCGCCGCTGGCACCAGGCGGCCTCCCACCCTGCGCTCTGGCACACGGTGACCCTGTCGCCCTCGCCGGCTGGCCGCCTCGCCAAGAGTGAAGCCAAGGCCGAGAAGAAGCTTCTCGCCTCCCTGGAGTGGCTTATGCCCAATCG GTTCTCGCAGCTCCAGAGGCTGACCCTCATCCACTGGAAGTCCCAGGTACACCCCGTGTTGAAG CTGGTTAGCGAGTCCTGTCCTCGGCTCACCTTCCTCAAGCTTTCCGATTGCCATGGTGTAACCTCTGACACTCTGATCATGCTAGCCAAAGCCTGCCCTCAGCTCCACAGCCTGGACATACAGCACTCCATG GTGGAGTCCACAGCCGTGGTGAGCTTCTTGGAGGAGGCAGGGCCCCGAATGCGCAAGTTGTGGCTGACCTACAGCTCCCAGACAACAGCCATCCTGGGTGCGCTTCTG GGCAGCTGTTGTCCCCAGCTCCAGGTCCTGGAG GTGCTGCGGCTCCTAAACCTGATGTGGCTGCCCAAGCCTTCCGGGCGAGTGGTGACTCCTGGCCCAGGCTTCCCCAGCCTCGAGGAGCTCTGCCTCGCCGGTTCCACCTGCAACTTTGTAAGCAATGAGGCCCTGGGCCGCCTGCTCCACGGCTCTCCTAACCTGCGCCTGCTGGATCTTCGTGGCTGTGCCCGCATCACACCCGCCGGCCTGCACGATCTACCGTGTCAGG AGCTAGAACAGCTTCACCTGGGTCTTTATGGCACGTCAGATCGCTTGACTCTAGCCAAAGAGGGCAGCCACCTGTTGACTCAGAAGTGGCGCCACACTCTGCGGGAACTGGACTTGAGTGGCCAGGGCTTCAGTGAGAAAGACCTGGAGCAGGCCTTGGCTGCCTTCTCAGCCACCCCTGGGGGCTCACACCCAGCCTTATGCTCTGTCAACCTCAGGGGCACCCGGGTCACACCAAGCACAGTCAG CTCTGTGATCAGCAGCTGCCCAGGCCTGCTCTATCTCAACCTGGAATCCTGCCGCTGCCTTCCTCGGGGCCTGAAGCGGGCCTACCGAGGCCAGGAGGAAGTCCAGTGGTGCCTAGAGCAGCTGCTCACCAGCCTTCCCTCCTCCAGCTAG
- the SLC52A2 gene encoding solute carrier family 52, riboflavin transporter, member 2 isoform X2 has protein sequence MAAPPLGRLVSTHLLVALFGMGSWAAINGIWVELPVVVKDLPEGWSLPSYLSVLVALGNLGLLLVTLWRRLAPGKSERVPIQVVQALSVVGTALLAPLWHHVAPVAGQLHSVAFLTLASVLALACCASNVTFLPFLSHLPPPFLRSFFLGQGLSALLPCVLALLQGVGHLECLPASANGTLWLPNDFPERFPASTFFWVLTALLVTSAAAFQGLLLLLPSPPSASTAGLGSDLRVRTPGVEEEEEEASPLQESPNQAAGAPPSPDPDSHRLLSVHSAFLLGLLAITNALTNGVLPSVQSFSCLPYGRLAYHLAVVLGSAANPLACFLAMGVLCRSLAGLGGLSVLGMLFGAYLMALAVLSPCPPLVGTSAGVVLVVLSWVLCSGVFSYVKVAASSLLHGGGRPALLAAGVAIQVGSLLGAVAMFPPTSIYHVFRSGKDCVDQCGS, from the exons ATGGCAGCACCCCCGCTGGGCCGCCTGGTGTCGACACACCTGCTGGTGGCCCTCTTTGGCATGGGCTCTTGGGCTGCCATCAACGGGATCTGGGTGGAGCTGCCCGTGGTGGTGAAAGACCTTCCCGAGG GTTGGAGTCTGCCGTCCTATCTGTCTGTGCTGGTGGCGCTGGGGAACCTGGGTCTGTTGTTGGTGACTCTGTGGAGGCGGCTGGCTCCGGGCAAGAGCGAGCGGGTCCCCATCCAGGTGGTACAGGCGCTGAGCGTGGTGGGCACAGCCCTGCTGGCCCCGCTCTGGCACCACGTGGCCCCCGTAGCGGGGCAGCTCCACTCCGTGGCCTTCCTGACGCTGGCCTCCGTGCTGGCCCTGGCCTGCTGTGCCTCTAATGTCACCTTCCTGCCCTTCCTGAGCCACCTGCCACCTCCCTTCCTGCGCTCCTTCTTCCTGGGTCAGGGCCTCAGCGCCCTGCTGCCCTGTGTGCTGGCCCTACTGCAAGGCGTAGGCCACCTCGAATGTCTGCCAGCCTCTGCCAATGGCACCCTCTGGCTCCCCAACGACTTCCCAGAGCGTTTTCCCGCCAGCACCTTTTTCTGGGTGCTGACTGCTCTTCTGGTCACTTCGGCTGCCGCCTTCCAGGGTCTGCTGCTGTTGttgccatcaccaccatctgcATCCACAGCAGGTCTGGGGTCTGACCTGCGGGTGAGGACCCcaggagtggaggaggaggaggaagaggcttcACCGCTGCAGGAGTCACCGAACCAAGCAGCAGGCGCCCCTCCCAGCCCAGACCCTGACTCCCATCGGCTGCTCTCTGTCCACAGTGCCTTCCTGCTGGGCCTGCTGGCCATCACCAATGCACTGACCAATGGTGTGTTGCCTTCCGTGCAGAGCTTTTCCTGCCTGCCCTATGGCCGCCTGGCCTACCACCTGGCAGTGGTGTTGGGCAGCGCCGCCAACCCTCTCGCCTGCTTTCTGGCCATGGGCGTGCTATGCAG GTCTCTGGCAGGGCTGGGTGGtctctctgtgctgggcatgctCTTTGGGGCCTACCTGATGGCACTGGCAGTCCTGAGCCCTTGCCCACCCTTGGTGGGCACCTCTGCAGGGGTGGTCCTTGTG GTGCTGTCATGGGTACTGTGTTCGGGTGTGTTTTCCTACGTGAAGGTGGCCGCGAGCTCCTTGCTGCACGGTGGCGGCCGGCCGGCACTGCTGGCAGCTGGAGTGGCAATCCAGGTGGGCTCCCTGTTAGGTGCTGTTGCCATGTTCCCTCCCACCAGCATCTATCACGTGTTCCGCAGCGGGAAGGACTGTGTGGACCAGTGTGGCTCCTAA
- the SLC52A2 gene encoding solute carrier family 52, riboflavin transporter, member 2 isoform X1, with protein MAAPPLGRLVSTHLLVALFGMGSWAAINGIWVELPVVVKDLPEGWSLPSYLSVLVALGNLGLLLVTLWRRLAPGKSERVPIQVVQALSVVGTALLAPLWHHVAPVAGQLHSVAFLTLASVLALACCASNVTFLPFLSHLPPPFLRSFFLGQGLSALLPCVLALLQGVGHLECLPASANGTLWLPNDFPERFPASTFFWVLTALLVTSAAAFQGLLLLLPSPPSASTAGLGSDLRVRTPGVEEEEEEASPLQESPNQAAGAPPSPDPDSHRLLSVHSAFLLGLLAITNALTNGVLPSVQSFSCLPYGRLAYHLAVVLGSAANPLACFLAMGVLCRAGWSLCAGHALWGLPDGTGSPEPLPTLGGHLCRGGPCGAVMGTVFGCVFLREGGRELLAARWRPAGTAGSWSGNPGGLPVRCCCHVPSHQHLSRVPQREGLCGPVWLLSLGGWGPDVGLRCHSAQVLRVQGGPPTRGCTRGHLYTP; from the exons ATGGCAGCACCCCCGCTGGGCCGCCTGGTGTCGACACACCTGCTGGTGGCCCTCTTTGGCATGGGCTCTTGGGCTGCCATCAACGGGATCTGGGTGGAGCTGCCCGTGGTGGTGAAAGACCTTCCCGAGG GTTGGAGTCTGCCGTCCTATCTGTCTGTGCTGGTGGCGCTGGGGAACCTGGGTCTGTTGTTGGTGACTCTGTGGAGGCGGCTGGCTCCGGGCAAGAGCGAGCGGGTCCCCATCCAGGTGGTACAGGCGCTGAGCGTGGTGGGCACAGCCCTGCTGGCCCCGCTCTGGCACCACGTGGCCCCCGTAGCGGGGCAGCTCCACTCCGTGGCCTTCCTGACGCTGGCCTCCGTGCTGGCCCTGGCCTGCTGTGCCTCTAATGTCACCTTCCTGCCCTTCCTGAGCCACCTGCCACCTCCCTTCCTGCGCTCCTTCTTCCTGGGTCAGGGCCTCAGCGCCCTGCTGCCCTGTGTGCTGGCCCTACTGCAAGGCGTAGGCCACCTCGAATGTCTGCCAGCCTCTGCCAATGGCACCCTCTGGCTCCCCAACGACTTCCCAGAGCGTTTTCCCGCCAGCACCTTTTTCTGGGTGCTGACTGCTCTTCTGGTCACTTCGGCTGCCGCCTTCCAGGGTCTGCTGCTGTTGttgccatcaccaccatctgcATCCACAGCAGGTCTGGGGTCTGACCTGCGGGTGAGGACCCcaggagtggaggaggaggaggaagaggcttcACCGCTGCAGGAGTCACCGAACCAAGCAGCAGGCGCCCCTCCCAGCCCAGACCCTGACTCCCATCGGCTGCTCTCTGTCCACAGTGCCTTCCTGCTGGGCCTGCTGGCCATCACCAATGCACTGACCAATGGTGTGTTGCCTTCCGTGCAGAGCTTTTCCTGCCTGCCCTATGGCCGCCTGGCCTACCACCTGGCAGTGGTGTTGGGCAGCGCCGCCAACCCTCTCGCCTGCTTTCTGGCCATGGGCGTGCTATGCAG GGCTGGGTGGtctctctgtgctgggcatgctCTTTGGGGCCTACCTGATGGCACTGGCAGTCCTGAGCCCTTGCCCACCCTTGGTGGGCACCTCTGCAGGGGTGGTCCTTGTG GTGCTGTCATGGGTACTGTGTTCGGGTGTGTTTTCCTACGTGAAGGTGGCCGCGAGCTCCTTGCTGCACGGTGGCGGCCGGCCGGCACTGCTGGCAGCTGGAGTGGCAATCCAGGTGGGCTCCCTGTTAGGTGCTGTTGCCATGTTCCCTCCCACCAGCATCTATCACGTGTTCCGCAGCGGGAAGGACTGTGTGGACCAGTGTGGCTCCTAAGCCTGGGTGGATGGGGACCTGACGTCGGGCTGAGATGCCACAGCGCCCAAGTGCTCAGAGTCCAAGGAGGTCCTCCTACACGTGGATGTACTCGTGGACACCTGTACACTCCATAG
- the FBXL6 gene encoding F-box/LRR-repeat protein 6 isoform X2, producing MAAGAARRARRRVRGAQAAGERARSAEDWWWDRLAPSGSGYHLLQSDSMLLVLPGPGPARPRVHRRAARRAQRQPAPAPRAPGARARPRTAPAPEPPPGPDPGWGDRIPLEILLQIFGLLVAADGPVPFLGRAARVCRRWHQAASHPALWHTVTLSPSPAGRLAKSEAKAEKKLLASLEWLMPNRFSQLQRLTLIHWKSQLVSESCPRLTFLKLSDCHGVTSDTLIMLAKACPQLHSLDIQHSMVESTAVVSFLEEAGPRMRKLWLTYSSQTTAILGALLGSCCPQLQVLEVSTGINRSSTPLQLPVEGLQKGCPQLQVLRLLNLMWLPKPSGRVVTPGPGFPSLEELCLAGSTCNFVSNEALGRLLHGSPNLRLLDLRGCARITPAGLHDLPCQELEQLHLGLYGTSDRLTLAKEGSHLLTQKWRHTLRELDLSGQGFSEKDLEQALAAFSATPGGSHPALCSVNLRGTRVTPSTVSSVISSCPGLLYLNLESCRCLPRGLKRAYRGQEEVQWCLEQLLTSLPSSS from the exons ATGGCTGCCGGGGCGGCGCGACGGGCCCGGCGCCGGGTTCGGGGCGCGCAGGCGGCCGGGGAGCGGGCTCGCTCGGCCGAGGACTGGTGGTGGGACCGGCTGGCGCCGAGCGGCTCCGGGTACCACCTGCTGCAGTCGGACAGCATGCTGCTGGTGCTGCCCGGCCCGGGGCCTGCCCGCCCCCGCGTGCACCggcgcgccgcccgccgcgctcAGCGGCagccggcccccgcgccccgcgccccgggcgccAGGGCCAGGCCTAGAACGGCGCCcgccccggagccgccgccgggGCCCGACCCGGGCTGGGGCGACCGCATCCCCCTGGAAATCCTGCTGCAGATCTTCGGGCTGCTGGTGGCGGCCGACGGGCCCGTGCCCTTCCTCGGCAG GGCTGCTCGCGTGTGCCGCCGCTGGCACCAGGCGGCCTCCCACCCTGCGCTCTGGCACACGGTGACCCTGTCGCCCTCGCCGGCTGGCCGCCTCGCCAAGAGTGAAGCCAAGGCCGAGAAGAAGCTTCTCGCCTCCCTGGAGTGGCTTATGCCCAATCG GTTCTCGCAGCTCCAGAGGCTGACCCTCATCCACTGGAAGTCCCAG CTGGTTAGCGAGTCCTGTCCTCGGCTCACCTTCCTCAAGCTTTCCGATTGCCATGGTGTAACCTCTGACACTCTGATCATGCTAGCCAAAGCCTGCCCTCAGCTCCACAGCCTGGACATACAGCACTCCATG GTGGAGTCCACAGCCGTGGTGAGCTTCTTGGAGGAGGCAGGGCCCCGAATGCGCAAGTTGTGGCTGACCTACAGCTCCCAGACAACAGCCATCCTGGGTGCGCTTCTG GGCAGCTGTTGTCCCCAGCTCCAGGTCCTGGAGGTGAGCACTGGCATCAACCGCAGCAGCACTCCTCTCCAGCTGCCTGTTGAGGGGCTGCAGAAGGGCTGCCCCCAGCTGCAG GTGCTGCGGCTCCTAAACCTGATGTGGCTGCCCAAGCCTTCCGGGCGAGTGGTGACTCCTGGCCCAGGCTTCCCCAGCCTCGAGGAGCTCTGCCTCGCCGGTTCCACCTGCAACTTTGTAAGCAATGAGGCCCTGGGCCGCCTGCTCCACGGCTCTCCTAACCTGCGCCTGCTGGATCTTCGTGGCTGTGCCCGCATCACACCCGCCGGCCTGCACGATCTACCGTGTCAGG AGCTAGAACAGCTTCACCTGGGTCTTTATGGCACGTCAGATCGCTTGACTCTAGCCAAAGAGGGCAGCCACCTGTTGACTCAGAAGTGGCGCCACACTCTGCGGGAACTGGACTTGAGTGGCCAGGGCTTCAGTGAGAAAGACCTGGAGCAGGCCTTGGCTGCCTTCTCAGCCACCCCTGGGGGCTCACACCCAGCCTTATGCTCTGTCAACCTCAGGGGCACCCGGGTCACACCAAGCACAGTCAG CTCTGTGATCAGCAGCTGCCCAGGCCTGCTCTATCTCAACCTGGAATCCTGCCGCTGCCTTCCTCGGGGCCTGAAGCGGGCCTACCGAGGCCAGGAGGAAGTCCAGTGGTGCCTAGAGCAGCTGCTCACCAGCCTTCCCTCCTCCAGCTAG
- the TMEM249 gene encoding transmembrane protein 249 produces the protein MGPPAQAWDVWPPALKARPVNRLNALPRASRIPDRPAGTTRRGAPRPSVRQTLLPGPQPWRLCRPRYRRDPEPGARAACGSPPDPLCPTQAPKGRASGLPTTSGGKRFQLWALGLFCTQRHLAKRLKNNSFYPFTQQQPNVFVLEYYLDTLWKGTLLFVVCLLLVSFGVVSQVRKQETWGFPACGLAVGLWLMISSLARRRLVLNHARGTYHFSIQGRTVCQGPMHLVYVRLALSSDAYGRCFFQLVLCGHKLEPLVLVQLSERYEQMEYLGRHIARKLNINYFDCLATSYRHVVRHWPLGAAFSPGIVQRKTRAYDKRDSQSDLDLDLDV, from the exons atggg ACCTCCAGCGCAGGCCTGGGATGTCTGGCCACCCGCCCTTAAGGCGAGGCCTGTGAACCGGTTG AACGCGCTGCCCAGAGCTTCTAGAATCCCGGACCGCCCAGCCGGGACCACCCGCCGCGGCGCTCCTCGGCCCTCCGTCCGACAGACGCTCCTTCCTGGACCGCAGCCCTGGAGGCTTTGTCGTCCCAGGTACCGGCGTGACCCTGagcccggggcgcgggcggcctGCGGGAGCCCCCCTGACCCTCTGTGCCCAACGCAGGCCCCCAAGGGCCGGGCTAGCGGCCTGCCCACGACCTCCGGAGGCAAGCGCTTCCAGCTCTGGGCCCTGGGGCTCTTCTGCACCCAGCGCCACCTGGCCAAGCGCCTGAAGAACAACAGCTTCTACCCGTTCACCCAGCAGCAGCCCAACG TCTTCGTGCTCGAGTACTACCTGGACACCCTGTGGAAGGGCACGCTGCTCTTCGTCGTCTGCCTCCTCCTCGTCAGCTTCGGCGTGGTGAGCCAG GTGCGGAAGCAGGAGACTTGGGGCTTCCCCGCGTGCGGCCTGGCGGTGGGCCTGTGGCTCATGATTTCGTCTTTGGCGCGGCGCCGCCTGGTGCTGAACCACGCGCGGGGCACGTACCACTTCTCCATCCAGGGCCGCACCGTGTGTCAGGGCCCTATGCACCTGGTCTACGTGCGCCTGGCGCTCAGCTCCGACG CCTACGGAAGGTGCTTCTTCCAGCTGGTTCTGTGCGGCCACAAACTAGAGccgctggtgctggtgcagctgTCAGAGCGCTACGAG CAGATGGAGTACCTGGGCCGTCACATTGCCCGGAAGCTCAACATCAACTACTTTGACTGCCTGGCCACGTCCTACCGCCACGTGGTCCGCCACTGGCCGCTgggggccgccttcagcccgggcatCGTGCAGCGCAAGACCCGCGCGTACGACAAGCGGGACTCCCAGTCCGACCTGGACCTGGACCTGGACGTGTGA
- the FBXL6 gene encoding F-box/LRR-repeat protein 6 isoform X1, which produces MAAGAARRARRRVRGAQAAGERARSAEDWWWDRLAPSGSGYHLLQSDSMLLVLPGPGPARPRVHRRAARRAQRQPAPAPRAPGARARPRTAPAPEPPPGPDPGWGDRIPLEILLQIFGLLVAADGPVPFLGRAARVCRRWHQAASHPALWHTVTLSPSPAGRLAKSEAKAEKKLLASLEWLMPNRFSQLQRLTLIHWKSQVHPVLKLVSESCPRLTFLKLSDCHGVTSDTLIMLAKACPQLHSLDIQHSMVESTAVVSFLEEAGPRMRKLWLTYSSQTTAILGALLGSCCPQLQVLEVSTGINRSSTPLQLPVEGLQKGCPQLQVLRLLNLMWLPKPSGRVVTPGPGFPSLEELCLAGSTCNFVSNEALGRLLHGSPNLRLLDLRGCARITPAGLHDLPCQELEQLHLGLYGTSDRLTLAKEGSHLLTQKWRHTLRELDLSGQGFSEKDLEQALAAFSATPGGSHPALCSVNLRGTRVTPSTVSSVISSCPGLLYLNLESCRCLPRGLKRAYRGQEEVQWCLEQLLTSLPSSS; this is translated from the exons ATGGCTGCCGGGGCGGCGCGACGGGCCCGGCGCCGGGTTCGGGGCGCGCAGGCGGCCGGGGAGCGGGCTCGCTCGGCCGAGGACTGGTGGTGGGACCGGCTGGCGCCGAGCGGCTCCGGGTACCACCTGCTGCAGTCGGACAGCATGCTGCTGGTGCTGCCCGGCCCGGGGCCTGCCCGCCCCCGCGTGCACCggcgcgccgcccgccgcgctcAGCGGCagccggcccccgcgccccgcgccccgggcgccAGGGCCAGGCCTAGAACGGCGCCcgccccggagccgccgccgggGCCCGACCCGGGCTGGGGCGACCGCATCCCCCTGGAAATCCTGCTGCAGATCTTCGGGCTGCTGGTGGCGGCCGACGGGCCCGTGCCCTTCCTCGGCAG GGCTGCTCGCGTGTGCCGCCGCTGGCACCAGGCGGCCTCCCACCCTGCGCTCTGGCACACGGTGACCCTGTCGCCCTCGCCGGCTGGCCGCCTCGCCAAGAGTGAAGCCAAGGCCGAGAAGAAGCTTCTCGCCTCCCTGGAGTGGCTTATGCCCAATCG GTTCTCGCAGCTCCAGAGGCTGACCCTCATCCACTGGAAGTCCCAGGTACACCCCGTGTTGAAG CTGGTTAGCGAGTCCTGTCCTCGGCTCACCTTCCTCAAGCTTTCCGATTGCCATGGTGTAACCTCTGACACTCTGATCATGCTAGCCAAAGCCTGCCCTCAGCTCCACAGCCTGGACATACAGCACTCCATG GTGGAGTCCACAGCCGTGGTGAGCTTCTTGGAGGAGGCAGGGCCCCGAATGCGCAAGTTGTGGCTGACCTACAGCTCCCAGACAACAGCCATCCTGGGTGCGCTTCTG GGCAGCTGTTGTCCCCAGCTCCAGGTCCTGGAGGTGAGCACTGGCATCAACCGCAGCAGCACTCCTCTCCAGCTGCCTGTTGAGGGGCTGCAGAAGGGCTGCCCCCAGCTGCAG GTGCTGCGGCTCCTAAACCTGATGTGGCTGCCCAAGCCTTCCGGGCGAGTGGTGACTCCTGGCCCAGGCTTCCCCAGCCTCGAGGAGCTCTGCCTCGCCGGTTCCACCTGCAACTTTGTAAGCAATGAGGCCCTGGGCCGCCTGCTCCACGGCTCTCCTAACCTGCGCCTGCTGGATCTTCGTGGCTGTGCCCGCATCACACCCGCCGGCCTGCACGATCTACCGTGTCAGG AGCTAGAACAGCTTCACCTGGGTCTTTATGGCACGTCAGATCGCTTGACTCTAGCCAAAGAGGGCAGCCACCTGTTGACTCAGAAGTGGCGCCACACTCTGCGGGAACTGGACTTGAGTGGCCAGGGCTTCAGTGAGAAAGACCTGGAGCAGGCCTTGGCTGCCTTCTCAGCCACCCCTGGGGGCTCACACCCAGCCTTATGCTCTGTCAACCTCAGGGGCACCCGGGTCACACCAAGCACAGTCAG CTCTGTGATCAGCAGCTGCCCAGGCCTGCTCTATCTCAACCTGGAATCCTGCCGCTGCCTTCCTCGGGGCCTGAAGCGGGCCTACCGAGGCCAGGAGGAAGTCCAGTGGTGCCTAGAGCAGCTGCTCACCAGCCTTCCCTCCTCCAGCTAG